GAAGGATTTTGGAAAAAGAGAAGAGCAGCTATTGGCATCAATTTAAGGACGGGATGTTAGGACCAGTTGCTGTGAGAAGATTATCAGATGGTATTAATGAAGTTTTGGATGAGGGAGGTGCTATGCCCTTGGATGAAAGAGGATATCTACAAGGATTGCTAGAAGCTTCTAAATGGGCAGAGAAATTAGAAAATGTTCCATTGGTTGGAAAATTAGCTCAACGCACATTATCGAATGATATCGAGTTGAGTTATGATGTGTCGAGAGGTTTTATTGTGGCTCAAGAAGAAGTGATAAAAATAGTTGACAGTATGGCTGGAAGCGGTACTAGCGATAAGATGATCTTGCAAATAAAAGATGAGATTACCGCTAATAGACTTAGGGGACTTAATTATTTGAAATCTATTCGAGAGGATCATCCTGAAATGGCCGTTGCAGTTGAAACTAAACAAGCTATTCGAAGTGTTTTAAATGATGAAAGGAGTATCGTTAAAAAGCTATTGAGTGAAGGGAGAATAGAATCTGACGAATGTGAAAAGATGTTAAATAGTGTTGAGGAAAGAATGAAAAATCTGTTTGATAGTCCACCCACAATAGAATTGCCAAAGCCAACAGATGTACTTCATGAAGTTTCTTGGTTAAATCATCTAAGTTCTTCTGATTTTCAAAAGGTTCAAAAATTGGCTGAGGAGAAGACATATAAGGCTGGAGAAAAATTGATGGTAAAAGGAGAAGATGGGGATGGTTTGTTTGTAGTGGCCAGAGGGACTGTTAAAGTAGCTGTTGGAGACTTTATTGTAGATATTTTAGGTCCAGGCAGTATAATTGGAGAAATGGCAGTTCTTACAGGAGGTATTAGAACAGCAGATATTGTTGCTGAATCATCTGTGGTGGCTTTATTT
The sequence above is drawn from the Flavobacteriales bacterium genome and encodes:
- a CDS encoding cyclic nucleotide-binding domain-containing protein — translated: RILEKEKSSYWHQFKDGMLGPVAVRRLSDGINEVLDEGGAMPLDERGYLQGLLEASKWAEKLENVPLVGKLAQRTLSNDIELSYDVSRGFIVAQEEVIKIVDSMAGSGTSDKMILQIKDEITANRLRGLNYLKSIREDHPEMAVAVETKQAIRSVLNDERSIVKKLLSEGRIESDECEKMLNSVEERMKNLFDSPPTIELPKPTDVLHEVSWLNHLSSSDFQKVQKLAEEKTYKAGEKLMVKGEDGDGLFVVARGTVKVAVGDFIVDILGPGSIIGEMAVLTGGIRTADIVAESSVVALFLNSNDMQAEMKSSPNLENNLWEMAGKRFAENLLGREEPYVQWRQIQLKRWLSEGEVCKGTINSELSLEGKTGVLLLGSAKNKDGKEFNAPCVISENTLEFISDSRVFIHLN